The sequence ATAGAGTTTTTCATTCACTTGGTCTTGTTCTATGCGCCACAATTCTTCGCCCGGAAGTTCTATTTGAAAATAAACGGAATCCAAAGTTTCTCCCCTTTGATCATGTCGGTAAATCCATTGATTCATCGCATCTAAGATCAGTACATCACCGTCTTTTTTATACACAGGCGTATATGGGGGCCTGAGATCCCGATCTACTCCCGTGGCATAAGGTTGTTGAGAGCGAAAGTTTGGCTGCCTGTTATTGGCTCTGATATAGCTCGCGTATAGCTCTTTGTCAAAGCCCTGGGCTTCGCTCAAAGCAGCAGCCAATGCTCTTTGTTCCGGATCGAGCATGGTGTAATCCAAAAATGTTTTCGAGAAATAAGCTCTGTTTCGAGCGGTTCTGATTACTTCATGGGATTCAAGCTTAGTTTGATAGCAATAGTGTACGACTTGTGGGATTTCCCGAACGATCTGAACACTAAACGCTGAGCTCGAAAGTGCAACGGTATAAGGTACCACTTTGGTTCTGTATTCCTTTAAGTCAAACTCCTCAACGCTTAGCTTTCCTTCGTCTTCATTTACAAGAAGAGCAAAATCCAACCCTTGAACAAATAGTTCATCAAATGCACTTCTTCGCAGCCTCTGAGGATAATCAGGAATAAGAACACGGTGGCTCATTTCTCCATTATCAAACAAAGTCAAGGCGCAATTCTTCAAAGATGAGCCATTGTCAGGGTCGCTGATGTTTCTGTTGAGGTATGAGCCTACAACTAATAGATTATCAATGAATTCAAAATCAAATAAGTATTCAAATTCGGGCTCGTAAACTCCCATTGCTTTTTCTGATATTTCTAACCCCTTAGCCTTAGGTTTGGGAACCAGGTAGACTGCCACATCAGTGCTCTTCACCATATCGTATGGATTGCGATCATGGTCGTGGTATCCTGATGCCGAGACCTCCAGGCTTTTTCCTTCTTTGAAAGGAACTGCGAACCCACCTCGTGCATCTGTCCGAACGTTTCGGTTACCCATTCTTACAGTAGCATTTGACAGTGGTTTTTTAGTATCTCCGTCGTATACCACACCGCTGATCGCCTCTTGGCTAAAAAGTGAGGTAGAAATGGCTATCCACAAAAAGAAGATGAAAAAGGATTTTGACATGGTCTCATTACTAAACGAGATGAAATTAGTAATTCTTTCTAGTTTTGAGGAATGAGTCCAAGAAGAGTGAATAAGCATGTGTGGTTATTTCTGATTCTTTTGTCGAGCATCAAAGTTTATGCCCAAGAAGTAGAATCTCTAAAGCCACTGTATACAGATAGGCCCGGACAGAGTATCAACCCATATACAGTAGGTGATAAAGCGCTGCAAATTCAAGGCGGATATGGTTTTTTTCGGGAGAAATCGTCTTTAGCAGACATAGACCTTCACAACGTTGATGTGAATACCAAATTTGGAATTACTGACCGGTTCGAATTTTCGGTTTTGTTTCAAGCTTCCTCACTACTGGTAGATCGGAAGAGCTTCCTGTTTCCGTCCGATGTCGAAGAAGATCCTGAAAATGGGCTATCCACCTTCTCTTTTGCCGTGCGCGGAACGATAATGAAAGGTGAAGGGTTGAAGCCCGCCATTGGCTTGGAAGCAACTTACTTAGCCACCGGAACGCCGGGCGAGGAATTAGATAATTCCAACGGACGCTTCATTCTTACCCTTCAAAACCAACTTTTGGAAAGACTCTCTTTTACGGGAAATGTAGTCTACTATACCAATGATCGAACGGAGTTCACGGCAAATCTAGGTTTTGCCCTTACCGAGGAACTCGGTGTGTTTGCCGAGTATTGGCCTATTTTTGAAGCTCGCTTCGACGGTGAATCAGGTTTAAGGTTTCTCGATGCGTACATGAATACAGGTGTATTTTGGCAATTGGGAGATAACTTTATGGTAGATATGGCAGGTGGTTTTCGTGCATTTGCCCCTGAATATATTGATGACAGCGCAGAGTCTTTTTACTTTCAAGTAGGACTTACGAAGCGCTTTTGGCTTTAAGCCTTGAAATCTGAAGGTTCTAAGTTTTCGGCTGAAGCCGCTTTTCAACGATACCCATTCCCCAATCGGCTATCAATGCCAGTAGAGCTGCCGGTATAGCTCCTTGAAGGATAATTGAATTGTCGTTCAGATTGATTCCCGTTATAATCGATTCGCCCAATCCACCGGCACCAATAAAGGCGGCCAGCGTTGCTGTTCCGATATTGATGGTAAGTGCTGTTCTGATTCCCGCCATGATGAAAGAAGCCGCGAGAGGCAACCGGACCATTTTCAAAATTTGCCACCTGGTCATTCCCAATGCTTTTCCCGCTTCGATGAGAATCGGGTCGGTGTTTTGAAGCCCCGCATACGTATTTCGAACAATCGGTAGCAAAGCGTACAGAAACAATGCGATAATGGCAGGTGTAAATCCGATACCGAAAAGCGGAATCATAAAGCCCAATAAGGCAAGGCTTGGTATCGTTTGTATAATTCCCGTACCGGCCAGTATGGTATTGGCCATTTTTGGTTTGTACGAAATGGTTATACCCAGTGGCACGGCAATGAGGATGGCAATGAGTGTGGCCAAAAGTGTGAGCTGCAAATGCTCAATAGTCTGAGAGATGACGGGGTGGCGAGGGGATGGACGAGAGCCTTCAGACACCAGCTTCATCTCCCATAGGAAGTCATAAGCTACTTCTTCAAGCGGCTTTTTTTCGACATCTACGAGGTAGTTCAGTTCCCGCATTTTTTTCTCGCTGATAGTAATTCGATTCAGCACATCCATCATTTCGGGATGGCTTTCAACCGCAGCAGTCCTCATCAAGGGTAAGGCCAAGTATTCGGGAAAGAAATGACCGTCATCTTCCAAGTATTTAAACCCAAACTCTTGCAGTTTCCCATCGGTACTGTAAGCGTCCGTGATGTCGATCTGCCCTTCGGCCAAAGCCCGATAGGCCAAGCCGTGGTCCATCCCTTTTGGCTCAGGTAGGTTCAGTTGGTAATACTCATTCAATGCAGGAAATCCGTCGCCTCGTTTGACGAATTCGTTTGAGAAGCCCAAGCACAAATCGGTTTGACTTTTGAGATCCGAGATCTTTGTGAGTTCCGTATTCTCTCGGGCGACTATAATGTAGGAGTTGCTGAAGCCAAAAGACTTGCCTGACGTGATGCCCAGAGCATTCAGATCATCTTCGAAATCATCTCCGGAATCTTTTAGAATAGCCTCAGTTATCGTACCCGTATATTCCGGGTAAAGATCTATTTCGCCTGTTTTTAATGCTTCGAATGCGATAAGAGAACCGCCAAGGCCGAATTTTCGCTCAACGGTTAGGTCGGTCTGACTCTCGATGGCTTGGGCCATGATCTCACCCAGCAATCGAGATTCCGAGAAGTTTTTAGATCCGATACCTACTTCTTGAGCTCCAATGGATCCATAGATGAAGAAGAGCAGAAAGAATAGGCCTCTATGCATTGGTGCGGTCGATAAAGCGTTCTACAAAAGCATCAGCAGGGCGGGCTTGGATTTCTTGGGGAGTGCCCTTTTGAACCACTCTTCCTTCATTTAGAATGACGATGGTATCTCCTAATTTAAACGCCTCCTGAATATCGTGCGTGACGAAAACCGCTGTCTTGTGAAGCGTTTGCTTCAATCTCAACACTTCATCCTGCAAGTCTGAACGTGTAATGGGGTCGAGCGCACTGAATGGTTCGTCAAACAAGATCAAGTCAGGATCTGCCGCCAGGGCGCGGGCTATGGCCACCCGCTGTTGTTGACCTCCGCTGAGTTGAGAGGGGTAGCGGTCCATCAAATCGTTTGAATTCAACGCCATTAACTGCAATAGTTCCGCGGTTCTGGCAGCGCATTTGTCTTCTTTCCAGCCGAGTAGCTTTGGCACTACCTCCATATTCTGCTTTACGGTGTAATGTGGGAAGAGTGCGGCTTGTTGAAGCACAAATCCTATGTGCCTTCTTAATTGCACACCATCTGCAGAGGCTACATCACTGCCTAGCACCTCTATTTTTCCTGAGTCAGGTTTTAGGAGCCCATTGATTAATTTCAGTATAGTTGATTTCCCGCTGCCCGATGGGCCGATTAAGCATAGGGTTTCCCCTTCTTTTGCCTCGAAGGTAATATCGGTAAGAACTTCATTGCCCGAAAAGGACTTGGATATGTGGCGGAGGGAGATGATGTGGTAAAGATAAAAGGAGGGGGGAGAAGTTTGGATGAATTGAGAGGATTTAGAAGGATTGCAAATTCAATAGGGCTGCCCGATCGAAGGAACGAGCTTTAAGGTGGATGAATTTTTGGAGGTGTGTTGGGAGCTGCGGGTAAGGGAAGCCTTTCGTCCAAGTATGTTCAGTGAAGTGTGTTTGATCTATTAACCTCACAATTATCTGTGTGACTTCTTTAATTGAGTCATATCTATTAATTTGCTCACTTTAACGAGACCGCAGGATTGTAAAAACAATAGAGTAGATGACTGACTTAGAATTAATTCAAGAAATAGAAAGAAAGTACAATCTATCATTTTATTATGAAGATTATCAGGAATTTGACTTTAAAACGGTTTATCATGGATCCAGTTATAGTAAGATTTATGATAGCACCTTATCATTAGCCAGATACCGGAAATATACAGATCACTTCCAGAATAAGATTGGCGATGGCACAATCAACAAATTAGGTTGGGAGAACATCAACAACATGAAATTTAGTCAACTTTATGACTTCTCTGAGTTGGAATCTGGACTCAAGAAATTTAAAATTAGTTCCTTTTTAGGGCAAATACCTTTTTATTCAAAGAATGATTCTGGTGAGGTGCTAGAACTGGTAATAAGGTTCCAAAAATTTGACCAAATCCCATCTGAGATTTTCAGACTTAAAAAACTCAAATATTTATGTCTAAGAGAATGTTGCCTAACATCTGTAAGTGAAGAAATTTGCAACCTTACAAATATTAGAAATTTAGACATTAGTAATAACCCACTTGCTAGTCTAAGTTATTTAAGAAAAGGGCTGCCCAATCTAGAAATTTTTTGCGCTGAATCTATTGATTTGAATGAACTTAACGTAGATGATATAAATCTGTGTTCCCAGTTAAACTCTCTCTTTCTGCAGGATAATCCTATTGAAATAATTCCTTCCAGAGTTTTTGATCACAAAAGTTTGTGGAAGGGCTGGGACAAAATGAACGAAATTATTCTTGAAAAGAATAAAGTTGTGAAATCTCAGAAATATGAAGAGGCAGCGCGCTTGAGAGATAAAGAACGTGAGCTCCAATCAAAGCATGGATTCGGCCTGGTAATAGATAAGGACAATCTAATAATGCCTCCAGAAATTCAATGGAATAAGAAATTAAAGGATTTAAAGCTCTTTATTCGAAAATTTGAGGGCGATAGTGTACCAATAAACGAAGTCAAACTAAATGTGATAGGTGAGGGCGCTTCTGGAAAGACATCGCTAGTAAAAAGATTATTTGAGGAAGATTTTGATGCCAATGAACCACAGACTCACGGAATTCGAATCAGTAAACTGAATATTGTGCAAGCTAAGGATGAGGTTAGTGTAAATATTTGGGACTTTGGAGGCCAAGACATTATGCACGCAACTCACCAATTTTTTCTTTCAAAAAGAAGTTTGTACATAATTGTTTTGGACTCAAGAAAAGACGAAAGTGTCGAATACTGGCTTAATCATATATTGAGTTTCGGTGGAGATAGTCCAGTTCTCGTAGTAATAAATAAAATTGACGAAAATCCTGGATATGATTTGAATCGTAAGTTTTTAAAAGAAAAGTATCCGAACATTCTCGATTTTTTTCGAGTTAGTTGCTCGGATGGAGAAGGCATTAGTGAGTTAAAGAATGGAATTATAAGGGGCCTAGAAAATGTAGAACATTTAAAAATGCCTTGGACCAAGAAATGGCTTGAGACCAAATCTCACTTAGAGCTAAAAGATGGAAATTACTTAGAATTCACGGAATATATCGATTTATGTAAGCAAAATGGGATTCGCCAAAATGAGGCTCGTGTTTTATTGGAGTATTTACATGATCTTGGTTCGGTTGTGTTTTTTACCGATATAGGACTAAAAACTACAAGTGTTATCAATCCAGAATGGATAACTAATGGCGTATACGCCATTATCAATCATCCATTGTTAGCTGAGAATAATGGTGAACTCGAGCTTTCATTATTAGATAATATCTTGGACAAAGAAGTTTACCCCTCTGAAAAGCATAACTATATTATTGCTTTGATGGTGAAGTTTGAATTATGTTACAAAGTATCTGAGAGAAAAATATTGATCCCCGACTTGTTACCCGTCGAGCAACCAGATGATCTGCCAGAGGAGGAATTAGTAATCGAATTAACTTACAGGTTTATTCCAAAATCAATAATTGCGAATATTATCGTTAGATTTAAGAACGATATCTACGAGAATCAGGCATGGCGAACAGGTGTTGTTTTATTTAGTGAACGCCTGAATACGCGCATTTCCGTAATATTAGATTATCGAGAAAGACTTATTCGAGTGACCGCCGAGGGGACAAATAAACGTGATTATCTTTCAATTGTGCGTTATCAATTGCATGAAATAAATGGTTCATTTTTAAACTTAGGCTGGAAAGAAAAGTTGGTTTTACCAGATAATAATGAAGTATCTATAAGTCTTGCTCATTTACATACTCTAGAAAGTGCTGGTGAAAAATGGGTTTTTCCTGAAAACGCTCAAAAGCGCTACGATATTCGCACACTTCTAGGATCAGTGGGACAACCAAAAGAAGAGGTTTTAGAAGAGATAGTTCAAATGTTGTCAGAACTTAAAGTTGAAATACGGAATATAAAGGATCTTGAAAAGCAAATGCATCATGTATTAGAACTAAAACCAAATTTTTTTGGAATCGGAGTTAATTTAAATGAAATTTTGGATAGGTTTAATTCTGCGTTTGACAAAAAGTGATAAGACTAAACAATTCTCTTCGCTACTGAATATCTTAAGCCCTCTGTTTCTTATATTAGTATTACGGGATGGCAAATTATGCTGGGCACATGATTAAAATTCGCCTATTTCTTCAATTGTGGTTTGAGCAAAAGGTCTTTTGTCAATTTGCATTTCCGCTGGGTTGTGAACCCAGCGGAACGAGTATTCAATTACTACCGATCAACAGAAATTAATCTCATGGTATTAAGGTAATTTTCAATCTCACTATCATATTTATTTACGCGTTTCCACTGCACCATTCCACCTTTAGGTTTACCAAGATGAGAAAAACCGAATGTCCCTCCCATTTTAGGTGCTTTACGGAAATCTTTAGTTTTTACACGTGCTACTGTTTTTAGATTTAAAAACCTATTAACAAAATAAGCGGGAAACGCATAGTTTATTCCACCAGGGCCTTCTACACTCTCGTACGAAATAAAGGCCTTTAACTGTGAAATGTCGTAGAGAAGATCATGAGAAAGAACAGAGGAGAAAATATGTTTTTTCGGAGAAGCAAAAATTGAAATTAATTTTCTCCAAACTTTTCTAAAGACCTCATAATCTTTCTCTGTATGCAATTCGAACATTTTTCTCATATTCTTCTGGATTAGATCCCAGTATGGCTGCGTCGTTAGAAAAGGTATCATAAAATACTCAACATTGTTCTCCATTTTCCATTCGGAAAGAAATACATATTCGGAGCACATGTGCTTATTCCAAGTGAAATATTCGTTGAAGGCAGTTGTGAAATGTGCAGAAGTGTATAATACAGGATGTTGTGGAATGTTACATCGGTTTGTCTGGACCAAGTATTTAGGAGGATGAGAAAAACTTTGGACTAAAGAAGGGTTCAAATTAGGATATTGACTAACTCTCCAAAAAGATTGTTTTTGAAATTTGGAGCCACCACTTATGGGAATATATAATCTTGGGTTTGGAATATCTTGAAATAGCTTCTTACGCAATTCGTACGAATATCTAATTGGGTCGAGCTGCAATCGAACTTGATGTAGTGTGATATTGAAATCTACATCACCGACAATGGAATTGATAGAATCAACTTGATTAATGTCGAAGGATGACAGAAATGTGGGCCCAGATGGAGCTTGTTCAATTATCATTTTCTTTTCTCTGATAAGTTAACTATTGTCGGTCCAACAGAACGTCCATGTCTTTTAAGTATATTGGAAATCGAAGGAACAAGTTCTCTTCTGTAATCTTCAAACTCTTGTCTTGACTTCCATGGTTGGTATGCAGGTTTTCGAAAAAGTCTGAACTTCCTGGTAGAAGAAGACCTCCAGTCTAGTCCTGTCGGCTGCGCAATAGCGCAAACGCACATCCCGAACAGAGAATCGTTAGAAGAGGAGACCAAAGAGCCACCAATCCTAGCAACTGTTGAATCTTTAACACTATTGCTCAGCATTCTCCAGAATTCGCTTCCGAAATAATCCTTGTTTTGCTCTCTTACAAGCAAGTGAAGTAAATAGGTTTCGTCAAAACCAAGATTGACTGTATTAAATGCTTGCTGCGTTCCTGAATGACCGCTTTTTCTAATTTCTTCTTTATTAGATATACGAACCCTCTTTGCCTGAAATGCGATTATTCTACTCAAATTTGGAATAGAACAGTTCGGCAGATATTCGCCAACTATAACATCAATATCTCCTCCTTTTTTATTTACATGGTTCCACTCCTTAACAAGCATCTCTCTTGGTACTTCCAGCAATATGAAGCAATTGTAATAATTCAACTTTAACATTTCGAAAATCTGTAGTGCCATATCTGGCTTACTAAATAGATTTTTCACAATCTCAGCTTCGTTAATTTCAATAATTGAATCCTTTGTTTCATTTCCAAAGGCAGGGCTTCCAACTTGTATTTTTAATGGTTTGTTTGTAGGATTAGTGATAGTATAGGAGGCCTCCAACTCATTGAAAATAAATGGTTCTTTTTCTATCATTAACTCCTACGCTTAGAATTTATATTAGAAGGTAATAAAACTTCAATCCGTTAAGCTGGTTACCTTAGAATTTAATTAACAAAAGAACTCGCACCCCAGAATTTGCCTTTGGAGTTTCTGCTCCTTCGGCACCTGCTAAGAGACTTGAGCAACATATTTTTTCCTATTTCAATATATGTAAACATCGTTTTAACAACTCCGGATTGTCGATTACAATGAAATTTAATTTCCTTCTAGTTCTAGTCATGATTTGAAAAAGCATTTTTGTTGGATGATAATAAGGTCGAGATTCGTATTTCTTGGTGGATAATTTACCATCAGAATCATAACAGAAATAGGAATCCACTACAGCTATTACTTTATCAAATTCTTGCCCTATGACATTGTGGGCATTAATTTCGTTCGCTATACTGAACTGCATGTATGGATGATCGTGTTTATTTGATGGTGTGAAATTAATGACTTTCCAATCATCGCGTTGAAGCGAAATGATGTGATTTTTAGCACTTTTATAATTCTTGAAATAATTAAGTTTTACATTGGGTTTTTGGACCGAATCAATCTGTCTTGTTCTATCAAGAATGCACTTAATGAATGAAGCGATCTCCTTATTCGTTCGTATTTTTTCGGTTAAGTGAAAATATAATGGCTCCGCTCTTAATTTTATGTGCTCTTCAATATTATTATTTATCTCTCCTCGTTGGAGAGTTTGTTGTTTATCATAGGAAAAAATACAATTCAATTTGTGGTCTTTTACCTGTCGTATTATGCTAAACAGTTGGTTAGGGTAAATTCGTTGCACCTCATCAATAACGATTAAGGAATATTGAGATAGTTCTTTGTCATTAATGTTTTTGGCTGGGATTAATTCCCAGTCATATTCATCTCTTAATTTAAATTGACCATTATTTAGTAACCCACAATGCACCACTAGAGTTCTCTTGTCTGATGACATGTGTTCTTTTGCAATATCATAAGTTAGAAGTGTTTTACCAGTTCCAGCATTTCCTGAAATGGAAATAAAGGAAAAATTTGGATTGTTAATAACCTCTAAGCACTCGGCTTTAATTTCTTCTTGATGGTTAGTTAAGAAGTAATTTCCAGCAACAAATTCGTTGGTTGAATTAAATGGCGATACAAGATAGTTAGAGGGGTTAAAGACTGAGTCAATATTTTCAATTGATTTGAATGATTGATTGATCAAAACATTTCTCAAATCCTGACTTGACTCGTTTAAAAGATCATTGTTATTATCTAATCTGAATAGAGTATTTGTATCTGACAAGAATGTAAAGCAAATAATTTTGGTACCTAAAAAACTCAAATAGTACTTGTTTTGAATTAGCTGTTTTTTAATTTTTTCCGTTGAACTATTTCGTTTGATTTCTACATTGATTATGTAGTTTTCACCAAATCTTAAGAGATCAAATTCTTTACTGATTTGGGGTATTTTATAGCCAAGGAAAAAGTTGTTGTATTCGTAAAAGAACTTTGCATTCTCGTTGAGGAAAGCAGAAAATTTGTAGAAATCTTGCAATTCATCAGTTTTTATCGTTACATCAAAAAAATCCAAATATTCCTTTAAGAGATTAAGTTCGATATGTCTATATGCATGAGATATTGATATGATATTTACTTCTTTCACTAGTTTCTAATTAATTTACCTGCTCCTCAAGGTTTACCTTCAGTGAGATCGTTCCTTCGTCGCTAAGTTGCAACCCTGCGGTATTCCACTTCCAAAACATCCCAACTAATATCCCACTCTCTCCAATCAGCTTTGGGCATTTTCAAAAATAAGAAAAACCGCTTTGGATGGAAGCTGGTATAGATAAGAGTTGAAAAGTGGTGGAGGGATGTTGGTGCTTTAATTCACCTAACCATTTTTCACATTCTCCTCACCAACCCTCTCCGCTCTTTCCAAGCAGCCAAGGCCGTTTCGTCGCCCGATCAAATAGAGCGTACCGAAGAGCTTTAAACTCAATCGAACTTTTTCGCATCAAACAACCCAAACCTCCATTCAAAATCCCAAAAAGTGAATGCGGAAAAGTAATTCTTGTATGGAAAAACCTAATTCTTGGTTAGAAGCATTCAAATCTTGAATTCAAAAAAGGGATTCT comes from Cryomorphaceae bacterium 1068 and encodes:
- a CDS encoding transporter is translated as MSPRRVNKHVWLFLILLSSIKVYAQEVESLKPLYTDRPGQSINPYTVGDKALQIQGGYGFFREKSSLADIDLHNVDVNTKFGITDRFEFSVLFQASSLLVDRKSFLFPSDVEEDPENGLSTFSFAVRGTIMKGEGLKPAIGLEATYLATGTPGEELDNSNGRFILTLQNQLLERLSFTGNVVYYTNDRTEFTANLGFALTEELGVFAEYWPIFEARFDGESGLRFLDAYMNTGVFWQLGDNFMVDMAGGFRAFAPEYIDDSAESFYFQVGLTKRFWL
- a CDS encoding RES domain-containing protein, which produces MIIEQAPSGPTFLSSFDINQVDSINSIVGDVDFNITLHQVRLQLDPIRYSYELRKKLFQDIPNPRLYIPISGGSKFQKQSFWRVSQYPNLNPSLVQSFSHPPKYLVQTNRCNIPQHPVLYTSAHFTTAFNEYFTWNKHMCSEYVFLSEWKMENNVEYFMIPFLTTQPYWDLIQKNMRKMFELHTEKDYEVFRKVWRKLISIFASPKKHIFSSVLSHDLLYDISQLKAFISYESVEGPGGINYAFPAYFVNRFLNLKTVARVKTKDFRKAPKMGGTFGFSHLGKPKGGMVQWKRVNKYDSEIENYLNTMRLISVDR
- a CDS encoding ABC transporter permease subunit: MHRGLFFLLFFIYGSIGAQEVGIGSKNFSESRLLGEIMAQAIESQTDLTVERKFGLGGSLIAFEALKTGEIDLYPEYTGTITEAILKDSGDDFEDDLNALGITSGKSFGFSNSYIIVARENTELTKISDLKSQTDLCLGFSNEFVKRGDGFPALNEYYQLNLPEPKGMDHGLAYRALAEGQIDITDAYSTDGKLQEFGFKYLEDDGHFFPEYLALPLMRTAAVESHPEMMDVLNRITISEKKMRELNYLVDVEKKPLEEVAYDFLWEMKLVSEGSRPSPRHPVISQTIEHLQLTLLATLIAILIAVPLGITISYKPKMANTILAGTGIIQTIPSLALLGFMIPLFGIGFTPAIIALFLYALLPIVRNTYAGLQNTDPILIEAGKALGMTRWQILKMVRLPLAASFIMAGIRTALTINIGTATLAAFIGAGGLGESIITGINLNDNSIILQGAIPAALLALIADWGMGIVEKRLQPKT
- a CDS encoding ADP-ribosylation factor-like protein, coding for MTDLELIQEIERKYNLSFYYEDYQEFDFKTVYHGSSYSKIYDSTLSLARYRKYTDHFQNKIGDGTINKLGWENINNMKFSQLYDFSELESGLKKFKISSFLGQIPFYSKNDSGEVLELVIRFQKFDQIPSEIFRLKKLKYLCLRECCLTSVSEEICNLTNIRNLDISNNPLASLSYLRKGLPNLEIFCAESIDLNELNVDDINLCSQLNSLFLQDNPIEIIPSRVFDHKSLWKGWDKMNEIILEKNKVVKSQKYEEAARLRDKERELQSKHGFGLVIDKDNLIMPPEIQWNKKLKDLKLFIRKFEGDSVPINEVKLNVIGEGASGKTSLVKRLFEEDFDANEPQTHGIRISKLNIVQAKDEVSVNIWDFGGQDIMHATHQFFLSKRSLYIIVLDSRKDESVEYWLNHILSFGGDSPVLVVINKIDENPGYDLNRKFLKEKYPNILDFFRVSCSDGEGISELKNGIIRGLENVEHLKMPWTKKWLETKSHLELKDGNYLEFTEYIDLCKQNGIRQNEARVLLEYLHDLGSVVFFTDIGLKTTSVINPEWITNGVYAIINHPLLAENNGELELSLLDNILDKEVYPSEKHNYIIALMVKFELCYKVSERKILIPDLLPVEQPDDLPEEELVIELTYRFIPKSIIANIIVRFKNDIYENQAWRTGVVLFSERLNTRISVILDYRERLIRVTAEGTNKRDYLSIVRYQLHEINGSFLNLGWKEKLVLPDNNEVSISLAHLHTLESAGEKWVFPENAQKRYDIRTLLGSVGQPKEEVLEEIVQMLSELKVEIRNIKDLEKQMHHVLELKPNFFGIGVNLNEILDRFNSAFDKK
- a CDS encoding ATP-binding cassette domain-containing protein; its protein translation is MTFEAKEGETLCLIGPSGSGKSTILKLINGLLKPDSGKIEVLGSDVASADGVQLRRHIGFVLQQAALFPHYTVKQNMEVVPKLLGWKEDKCAARTAELLQLMALNSNDLMDRYPSQLSGGQQQRVAIARALAADPDLILFDEPFSALDPITRSDLQDEVLRLKQTLHKTAVFVTHDIQEAFKLGDTIVILNEGRVVQKGTPQEIQARPADAFVERFIDRTNA
- a CDS encoding DUF2075 domain-containing protein: MKEVNIISISHAYRHIELNLLKEYLDFFDVTIKTDELQDFYKFSAFLNENAKFFYEYNNFFLGYKIPQISKEFDLLRFGENYIINVEIKRNSSTEKIKKQLIQNKYYLSFLGTKIICFTFLSDTNTLFRLDNNNDLLNESSQDLRNVLINQSFKSIENIDSVFNPSNYLVSPFNSTNEFVAGNYFLTNHQEEIKAECLEVINNPNFSFISISGNAGTGKTLLTYDIAKEHMSSDKRTLVVHCGLLNNGQFKLRDEYDWELIPAKNINDKELSQYSLIVIDEVQRIYPNQLFSIIRQVKDHKLNCIFSYDKQQTLQRGEINNNIEEHIKLRAEPLYFHLTEKIRTNKEIASFIKCILDRTRQIDSVQKPNVKLNYFKNYKSAKNHIISLQRDDWKVINFTPSNKHDHPYMQFSIANEINAHNVIGQEFDKVIAVVDSYFCYDSDGKLSTKKYESRPYYHPTKMLFQIMTRTRRKLNFIVIDNPELLKRCLHILK
- a CDS encoding carboxypeptidase-like regulatory domain-containing protein, whose amino-acid sequence is MSKSFFIFFLWIAISTSLFSQEAISGVVYDGDTKKPLSNATVRMGNRNVRTDARGGFAVPFKEGKSLEVSASGYHDHDRNPYDMVKSTDVAVYLVPKPKAKGLEISEKAMGVYEPEFEYLFDFEFIDNLLVVGSYLNRNISDPDNGSSLKNCALTLFDNGEMSHRVLIPDYPQRLRRSAFDELFVQGLDFALLVNEDEGKLSVEEFDLKEYRTKVVPYTVALSSSAFSVQIVREIPQVVHYCYQTKLESHEVIRTARNRAYFSKTFLDYTMLDPEQRALAAALSEAQGFDKELYASYIRANNRQPNFRSQQPYATGVDRDLRPPYTPVYKKDGDVLILDAMNQWIYRHDQRGETLDSVYFQIELPGEELWRIEQDQVNEKLYAIHQKKGVYFIRELDPKTGALSTPMKVAFPFPEKLKIYNGNAFYIRHDADAQFKHLYKESLNFN